A window of Vicinamibacterales bacterium genomic DNA:
GAACAGCCAGCCGGTCAGATTCGTCCGATCGCGCCCCAGCGAGAGATGCCGGAAGAGCGCGAGAAACACGTCCTGCACGACGTCTTCCGTCTCCTCGACGCCCAAACCAAACGAGGCGGCGTAGCGCAGGAGGCCGAGCGCCGAACGATCGAAGAGCGCCAGCACGCTCGCCTCGACGGCATCAGCGGTTCCGGCCTCGGCATCGGCGGCGAGCAGCGGAACGGCGGCGAGCGATTCAGAAGACGGAAGAGACACGCGTGGCGACCACGACGCTAAATTCTACCTGCGTCGGGCGTCTCCGCGGCGTCGATGGCGCGATTCGAGGCGGTACCGCAAAAGAGGGTGAACAAGATCGTGCGGCCGGGAATATACAAGCGTGGCGAAATCTTCGTCTGTAGGTGTGGCTGCGCGTGTCCTCCGGATCGCGTGGGTCGTTGTGATCTGCGTGACCGGGGCCAGCCGCGCGGCGGCCGCGCAGAACACGCCGTCGCCACAGCCGCCATCACCCTCGCAGCCGCAGCCGCAGACTCCGCCGGCGCCCCCGCCCCTGGCGATCGACGTCGAGGTCGTCGGCACGATGCCGCTGCCAGGGCTGAATCTCCGGATCGAGCAGATACCGGCGCCGGTCCAGACGGCGACGGCCGCCGACATCGACAACAGCGGCGCACTCGATCTCTCCGACTTCCTCAACCGGCAGTTCACCGGCGTCTTCGTCAACGAGACCCAGAACAACCCGTTCCAGCCCGACCTGAACTATCGCGGCTACACCGCGTCGCCGCTGCTCGGCACGCCGCAGGGCCTTTCGGTCTACATGGACGGGGTCCGCATGAACCAGCCGTTCGGCGACGTCGTCAGCTGGGATCTGATCCCGCGCATGGCGATCGGATCGACGACGCTGATGCCCGGTTCGAATCCGCTGTTCGGGCTGAACACGCTCGGCGGCGCGCTGTCGATCCAGACGAAGGACGGCCTGACCAGTCCGGGAACGACGGTGCGAGGCATCTATGGCAGCCACGTGCGCCGCTCCGTCGAATTCGAGCACGGCGGCAGCCGCGCGAGCGGCCTCAACTGGTATCTCGCCGGCAACCTGTTCGCCGAAGACGGATGGCGCGACGACTCGCCGTCGAACGTCGGGCAGCTGTTCGGCAAGCTCGGATGGCACCAGGCCAAGGCCAACACATCACTCTCGATCGGCTACGCCGACAATTCGCTGACCGGAAACGGCCTGCAGGAGCAGCGGTTCCTCGACCGGGACTTCGCGAGCGTCTACACGAAGCCGGACAACACGGACAACCGCGCCGTGCTCGTCAATCTCACGACGCGCCGCGAAGTGAAACCGACGCTGAGCCTGAGCGGCCACGTCTACTACCGGCAGATCCGGACGAGCACGCTCAACGGCGACATCAACGACGATTCGCTCGATCAATCGCTCTATCAGCCGAACGCCCTCGAGCAGCGCGCGCTGGCGGCGGCGGGCTACACCGGCTTTCCGACCAGCGGCGAGAGTGCCTCCAACACGCCGTTTCCGTACTGGCGATGCATCGCCAACGTGCTCCTGCAGGACGAACCAGGCGAGAAGTGCAACGGCCTGATCAACCGCAGCGAGACGTCGCAGCACGACTTCGGCCTCTCGGCGCAGGGCACATTCCGTAACTGGCTTGGCGCAGGCAACGCGGTCACGGTCGGCGGCGGCTACAACGGCGGCCGTTCGTCCTTCAGCCAGTCGACCGAGCTCGGCTACCTGAACCCCGACCGCAGCATCACCGGCCTCAACGCCTACGCCGACGGCGTCACCGGCGGCAACGTCGCCGGCGTGCCGTACGACAATGCGGTCGATCTCGACGGGCACACGGACACGGCGAGCGTGTACGCGTCGGACGTGCTCGCCATCGGCACCGGCTGGAACGTCACGCTGTCGGGGCGCTTCAACCGAACGAGCCTCAGCAACCTCGATCGACGCAACCCGGGCGGCGGTCCCGGATCGCTCGACGGCGCGCAGGCGTACAGCCGGTTCAATCCGGCTGCGGGTGTCACCTACAGCCCGTCGCGGCGGCTGAATCTCTACGCCGGCTACAGCGAGAGCAGTCGTGCGCCCACGTCGATCGAGCTCGGCTGCGCTGATCCGGAGCAGCCCTGCAGGCTGCCCAACGCGTTGGCCGGCGACCCGCCGCTCGACCAGGTCGTGGCGCGAACGATCGAGGCCGGCGTGCGCGGCGGCCGCGGCACGCTGGCCTGGCACGGGAGCGTCTTCCACGCCGACAACTCGGACGACATCCTGTTCGTCGCGTCCGAGCAGACCGGGTTCGGGTATTTCAAGAATTTCGGCAACACACGCCGGCAGGGGATCGAGCTCGGCGTGAACGCGCGCAAGGGGCGCGTCAGCGCCGGGGCCGGCTACACCTGGCTGGACGCGACGTTTCAGAGCGCAGAGACGGTCGAAGGCACCGGCAACAGCACCAACGACGCAGCCGCCGCCGGCGGCCGTGGTCTGGCAGGCACGATCGATATCCTGCCCGGCAATCGCATTCCCCTCGTACCGCGGAACATGTTCAAGGCCTCCGGCGATCTGCTCCTCTCGACGCGGCTCTCCGTCGACGTCGACTTGATCGCCACTTCCGGTGCCGTCGCGCGCGGCAACGAGAACGGCGCGCATCAGCCCGACGGCCTCTACTATCTCGGGCCCGGCACGACGCCGGCCTACGCCGTCGTCAACCTCGGCGCCCGATACGACATCGGCAGACGGCTGCAGCTCGTCGCGCAGATCAACAACCTGTTCGACACGCGCTACTACACGGCCGCTCAACTGCAGGCGACGGGCTTCACCAGTACAGGGAACTTCGTCGCACGGCCGTTCGGGTCGGTGGGGGGAGAATTCCCGGTGCAGCAGGCGACGTTCTACGCGCCGGGCGCGCCGATTGCCTACTGGGTCGGCACCCGCGTGCGGTTCTGACGGGCCGTCGAGGACGGTGCGGCGGCAGGCCTTCAGGCCTGCGCGACAAGGGACGCCTGAGGGCGCCGTAGCGCAGGCCTTCAGGCCTGCCTACCGGTTACCGAGCGGGACGTTTGAGATGGCGCGATCAGGCGCGCGCGACCGTGGCCGACGGCGATCGGAACCACCGGGCGAGGCGTCCGGGGCGCTCGGTGCGCGCGTCGGGCGCGCCGCCGCGCTTCGGCAGGTGAATCTTCACCACGATGTTCCCCGCGGGCTGCGCCTCCATCCAGAGATGGCCTCCGCAGGTTCCAATCAGCTCGACGAGGGCGCCCAGATCCACGCCCGCCTTGTCGAGCGAAACCGAGGCGCGCTCGACATCAGACGTCGACGCCGCCTGCGCCAGTTCGGTGACGGTGATGAGCACGTGATCGCCGGGGCGGACGTGCGGATGGCGGGCGACGAATCGGCGGCCGACCGCCGTGGTCGACAGGTCGATACGCATTTCGCCGCCGGCGGGCATCCGCTGGCGGGCGTAGCCGGCGACGTTGACCAGGATCCGCTCCAGGCGCTCGGCGGCGACGTCGACCTCGAACGATCCGGCTGACTTCGACAACGTCAGTTCGATGCGGTCGCCGACCACGCGCTTCAGGACCGGCGCGAGGTCCTGGAGGATGCGCTGGGCGCTGACCGGTTCGACCGTCCGCGCCTGGCTGTCGCCGTAGACGGCAAGCTGCCGCAGGTACGCCGCCACCTGCACCGCGTCGGTGACGAGACGCTCTCCGCGATTGCGGAGCCCGTCGTGCTCGTGGAACGCGGCGACGCAGTCGTTCGCGTCGCGGATGACATCGCCGAGCAGCGCGTCGCATCTCGTCGCGACTTCCGACGCCAGGCGGCCGACCGCCTCCATCTGCTGCGCGCGGCGGAGCCGCTCTTCGAGCGCGCGGACTTCGGTGACGTCTTCGACGACGATGTCGATCGATCCGGTGCTGGCGGCGAGCGCCTGAAGCCGGACCACCAGGTGGCGGCCGTCGCCGGGCGCCCAGCCGGTCTCGATCGTCTCGGTGCGGCGGGTGCTGCGCGCGCGGTCGAGCAGCCAACCCAGATCACCCGCGCACTCGAGCACGGTATCGGTGAACCGCCGGTTCCACACCTCGTCGGCCCTGCGGCGTCCGAGGATGGCGAGGAACGAGTGATTCGCCTCGGTGATCAGGCCTTCCGGCGTGCAGCGGCACAAGGCGTAGGGGGCGCGCTCGAAATCCCGCCGGCGCTCCTTGCGGCTCACTTCGAGGTGGGCCTGCAGATCGGGCACGCGCTCGGCATCCTGGCGTAGCGCTTCGGCGCGCGCCCGTGACGCGTTCAGCTCGACGCCGAGCGCCGCCATCCCGCTCTCGAGCCGGCCGATCTCCGATCGACTCGCCTCCTGCTCGCGGCAGAGGCGATCCTGCAGCTGCCCGATCGCGACGTGCGCTTCCTGTTCCACCAGCCGCTGCCGCTCGGCATGCACGATCAGCTCGCGATCGCGGTCCGCCAGCAGCGCCTCTATCCTCGCCCGCTCGGCTACGTGCGCGCCCGTGGTCTGCTCGAGCGTCCGGAACGCTGACTGCAGCTCGTCGAACGACTGGCGCAACTGCGCGTGTTCGGTGGCCGCCCGCTGCAGCTCCGACTGGCCGACCAGCCGCGTCCGCGAGTGCGCCTGTCGCTCGAGCGTGAGGGTGTCGCCGAGCTCCTGCGCCCGCTCCTGTGTCGACATCAGGAGGCGCCGGAGCGTCTCGCCTTCGAGCTGGAGTTGCCTGACTTCGTCGAGCGCCGCACGTTGCGCGCGGTCTGCCGCCGACCGCTCCCCCGCCAGCTGCGCCTGGAGCTGCAGCTGCCGATCGAGATTCCGACGGCGATGGCTGGCCAGCGCGTGCAGAAGACGGTGTCTGGAACGGTCAGCGTCCGTGCAGGTGTCGGCGAGCTCGCGCTCGAGCGCGGCGCGCGCCAGGGCGTCTTCCTGCCGGTCGGCTGCGTGGCCGGCCTGGATGTCCGCCATCTGCGCGGCAGCATCGGTCAATTCGACGGCGTGCCGCTCGTCGGCCTCCCGGTAGGCCGCTTCGACCGCCGCGAGGCGCTGCCGGAGGTGCCGAAGCGCGTCGGCCTCCTCCGTGAGCAGATCCTCGAGCGCGGCCTGACGCTCGTCGGCGGCGCCGCGGTCACGGTCGGCGCGCTGCCGTTCCTCGTGATACGCGGCATTCGCGTCCGCGAGTGCCGTCTGAAGCACGGCGCGGGCGGCCCCGCTCTCGGCCAGCGCGGTGCCCAGCTCCGCTTCGTGGCGACAGAGGCGCTCGGCGGCGGCGACCGCGTCGGCCTCGCGCGCCTCCCGGGTCTCCTCGAGCGTCGCAACCGCGGCGGCGAGCCGGACGGCGAGGACGTCGCGAGTCTCGGTGCTCTGCGCCAGCGCCGCCGTGAATTCGGCGTGACGCCGCGCCAGCTGATCGGAGAGCGCGGCGACGTCGGACGCCCGGCGCTCGTCGGCGATCTGGAGCGCCCGTTCGAATTCGAGCAGCCGTTCCTGGAGGCCCACCGCGATCTTCGCATCGCGGGCGCGCGACGCCACCGACTGCGCCTCGATCGCCGCGACGCGCGCTTCCGCCAATCCGGCTGCCCGGCGGGCGTCCACCCGCGCGCGCGCCCGTCCCATCGCGAGTGCCAGGCTGCGGGGAAGGTCCGTGTCGAGCGAGGGTCCCACCGGCACATAGCCGTCCGCCCCGGCGTTCAGCGTCGCGAGCGCGGCGTCGAGATGTGGCGACCCGTCGACGACGGTGACGGGCGTGTCCCAGCCGCCGGCGCGAAGCTGCTCGATGAACGGGGCGCAGCTCTGAGCCTGGACCTGGACGATGATTCCCGCAGTATCCGGGTTGGCCGTGAGCCACTCCATGGCCGAATCGGGCGTCTGCGCCCACGTCACCGAGGCGTCCCCGACGCTGGCGTGGAGGGCGTGAGCCGCCAGCGCGGCGTCGCTCCGGTCGAACCCGAGATAGAGAATCTTCATGGAAGCGGTCCCAGTTCTTCACGTATCGGGCGACCGTGTGCAGAACTGTAGAGAGAATCGGGTGATCCGGTGATCGGGTGATCGGGGGAATGGGTGATCGGGGGAATGGGTAATTCTGAAATCGGGCGATCGCCCGATCACCGGATCACCCGATTCTCTAGACCGCCAGTGCGATCGGCTCGTCCTGACGCCAGGGCTGGCGTTGGCGAAAATCGGCGATGGCGTCGTATGGCAGCATCCGGACCAGCTCCTCGAGGCTGGTCCGTCCGTCGCGCAGGAGGTCCCAGGCGCTGTCGGCCATCGAGAGCGTGTTGCGGCGGGCGCTGGCGCGGATCTCCTCGATCGGCGCGGACTTGTTGATGAGGATGATGTCCTCGTCGCTCGGCACCCAGAGCTCCACGATCGTCTGCCGGCCGCGGTAGCCGGTCTGGCGGCAGTTGGTGCAGCCCTGTCCTCGATGGAAGCGCAGCCCGGCCGGACGCTCCGGGAAGAACTCGCGCAGCAGTTGCCGCGACGGGTCGTACTCGGCGCGGCACCGATCGCAGATCCGGCGCACGAGGCGCTGGCCGACGACCCCGATCAGCGACGAGGCGACGGTATTGGGATCAATCTGCATGTCCATCAGCCGCGCGATCGCCCCGGCCGCGGTGTTGGTGTGCAGCGTCGAGAGCAGCAGATGCCCGGTCTGTGCCGCGCGGAACGCCATTTCCGCGGTTTCCTGGTCGCGAATCTCGCCGACCATGATCACTTCCGGGTCGTGGCGGAGGAACGCCCGCAGATAGGTCGCGAAGGTGTTGCCGATCTGCTCGTTGACCTCGGCCTGGCTGACGTTCTCGAAGATGTACTCGATCGGATCCTCCGCCGTCAGGATCCGGATGCCGGGACGGCACAGCGTCATCAACGACGCGTAAAGGGTCGTGCTCTTGCCCGACCCGGTCGGCCCGGTCACCAGCAGGATGCCGCTCGGGCGGCGCAGCAGCTGCTGCAGCTTCTCCTGGATGGGGGCTGGAAAGTGCAGCTGCTCGAGCGAGGCCGGCGCATTCTGGGCGTCGAGGATGCGGATCACCAGGCTCTCGCCGTAGTGGGTCGGGACGACCGAGACGCGCAGGTCGACCCCCTCGTGCTTGCCCTTGCGTTCGACCTTGACGCGAAAGCTGCCGTCCTGCGGACGCCGCCGCTCGGCGATGTTCAGCTTCGCCAGGATCTTCAGGCGCGAGAGGATCTCGCGCGCGCTGCGATTACACACCTCCAGCAGCTCGCCGGGCTCGAGATAGGAGAGGACGCCGTCGACGCGCATCCGCACCTGCACGCGGTCCGACAGCGTCTCGATGTGAACGTCGCTGGCACGGCGGGCGATCGCGGCCGCGATCAACTGGCGCACGATCACGTCGGCCTGCGCGTGCGACGGCTGTCCCGCGTACTTGCTGGTCGGCGGCGCCGGCGCGTCTTCTGCAATCACCTCGAGCGTACCGGCCGGCTCCGCCTGCCGCTCGTCGTAGAGCCGGATCAGCGCGCGGCGGACGGCCTCATGCGACGCCGTGACGACGCTGATGATCCGTTCGGTGGCGCGCGCCAGCTCCTCGACCACGGCGCGATGGGTCGGATCGTCCATGCAAACCGTCAGCATTTGTCCCGCCACCGCGATCGGCACCAGGTTGTGGCGCCGGGCGTAGTTGGCGTTGACGATGCGGGAAAGGCTGCGATCGAGGCTGATGCGATCGAGGTCGATGTACGGGATGTCCAGCTGCTGCGCGAGCGCCTGCCGGAGCTTCGTCTCGTCGAGATGACCGAGACGGATCAGGACCTGCCCGAGACTGCCGTGCGACCGCTTCTGCGACGCCAGCGCCTGTTCGAGCTGATGACGGGTGATCGCCCCCTGCTGAATCAGCACGTCGCCGAGACGCTGGCGCTTGCCGGCGCCGTCCAGCACGCCGTCGAGCTGGCCCTGCGTGAGCACCTTCTGCGCGATGAGGAGCTGGCCGAGCGTGTTCGGACTCTGTTGGTCTCGCTGCAGCTCGAGCGCGCGGGCAATGTCGCCGTTGGTCACGAGCCCCCGGCGCACGAGCAGTTCCCCGAGGCGGATTTCGCTGGATATGGACATCGGTGTCAGACGCCGCACATCTTCGCAAACTCGACGCCACCTCAGCAGGTCTGAGACCAGCAAAAATAGGCGGAAAACGCACCGAGACGAAAATTTGGATTCGATGCGATGTTCCGTTTCGTGACACAGGCCGATCAGAACGGAACATGGACACGGCTCCTGATCGGACGGCCTACGGGACGCGTCCGAAGCGATGGAGGGCGAAGGCGGCGTCGCGGCGCCGCCGACTCAGCTGCGCTTGCGCGTCGCGGTCCGTGAACGGACGGGCTTGCGGGCCGCCGGGCCCTGCACGACCTCGATCAGTTCACGTTCGGCGCGCAGCCAGTCGGCGAGCGGGTCACCGGGAGCGCCGTGCCGCTCGAGGAAGAACTGATAGGCGCGCTGGCGGATTTGCTCGTCGCCTGGAAAGGCGTTCGGCAGCTTTGTCGAGACGCCGCGCGTCTTCATTCGCGTCGTGGTGTGGATGGTGTCGGTCGTGTGTTCCGATTCGTTCGTGTGCATGGATCTTCGTAAGTGCGTCAGTCACCGGCCAGAGGGTACCTGGTCGTGAGTGGGAGACTCCACAAGTGTACGTGACCAGTGTAACGCCGGGAAGACGGCTCGGAGAACAGATCAGAGATAGAACGTCGTCATGCGCGCGATGTCCTGACCTCATCTGAGCCGGCGATCGGGTTCATGCACCCGCTTATGAGATCGCGTACGATGCGGACCAGACTCATGAAAGCGGCGGCGTGGGCAGCCCGGCTCGATGCGCGCCTCGTGTCCGCGCCGGTGGCGGTGCGAGCGACGCTGCTCGGCCTGACCATCGTGGCGATCCTCGCGCAGGCGCTCGCCTGGGTTCCGCGCTCGGTGATCGACTACTCGGACCTGCCGCTGCTCCACCGCATTCACCAGCAAGCCATCTTCGGCGGTGACACCGTCGCCGACGAATACGAGTCGCGCGTCGTGCTCAACGACGTGCGCGACATGTACACGAAGCTCGAGACCGAGCAGACGCCGATCGAGGCGCACTACTGGTCGAAGGCGGCGTCGGCTCCCTATCCGCCGGCCATGCTGCTGGTTGAGTCCGCGCTCTACGCGGCCGCCGGCCGGACGCTCACCGGCTTCTACGTTGCGGTGCTGATGCTCGCCGCCACGTTCCTGGCGCTGTCGCTCATCTACTTCCTGCGGACGCGCTGGTATCTGTTCCCGCTGCTCTATTTCAATTTCCAGTTTCTGGGCGAACGCTTCGTCGGCGTGCAGGATTGCTCGTACCTGGTGATGCTCGTCGTGCTCATGGCGGCGCTGTTCGCGGCCCGCGCGCGATCGAACATCGCCCACCTGCTCGTCGCTGTGGCGGCGACGATGAAGCTGTCGCCGCTCTTCTACGCGGTCGAGGTGTTCCGCATGCCGCGGCGCACCGCGATCGCGTTCGTCGCCATCCTCGTCGCCGGACTGGTCCTGCCCTGGTTCCTGTGGCGCAACTACCTCTACATCTATTCCTACGGCGCCGGACTCAAGGGCAGCCACTGGAACCACGTGTTCGCCGTGATCCTGGCGCCACTGTTTGCCGCGGCGGTGTGGCTCGTCGACCGGCGCGCCGGCTTCGACATGGAGGATCGCCTCGGGTGGTCGCTGGTGCCGATGGCGGTCTATTTCGGGGTCTACACCAACGGCGCGCGGCACCTGCTCCTGGCGCTCCTGATTCCCGACAAGCGCGCCTGGCGCAACCTTCCGGTCCCGATCACACTGGCGCTGCACACGCTCTTCCCGCGGCTCATCCCGCTCGGATCGGTGTTGACGATGATGTTGGGGATGCTGGCGGTGATTCTGGCCGGATATTGGTGGGAGGCGACCGTTCGCCGTCCGCAGTGACCAGTGGGCCGACGGCGACCTGCTGACGCTATGCGACCGCCTGCTGCCGCTTGGGCCCGAGCGGCACTGCCGCTCTGACGATCGCCTCCGCCGACTGCGTCGACACCGGTTTCGAGAACAGATAGCCCTGCGCATGCGTGCAGCCAAGCCGCTCCAGCTCTCGT
This region includes:
- a CDS encoding TonB-dependent receptor gives rise to the protein MAARVLRIAWVVVICVTGASRAAAAQNTPSPQPPSPSQPQPQTPPAPPPLAIDVEVVGTMPLPGLNLRIEQIPAPVQTATAADIDNSGALDLSDFLNRQFTGVFVNETQNNPFQPDLNYRGYTASPLLGTPQGLSVYMDGVRMNQPFGDVVSWDLIPRMAIGSTTLMPGSNPLFGLNTLGGALSIQTKDGLTSPGTTVRGIYGSHVRRSVEFEHGGSRASGLNWYLAGNLFAEDGWRDDSPSNVGQLFGKLGWHQAKANTSLSIGYADNSLTGNGLQEQRFLDRDFASVYTKPDNTDNRAVLVNLTTRREVKPTLSLSGHVYYRQIRTSTLNGDINDDSLDQSLYQPNALEQRALAAAGYTGFPTSGESASNTPFPYWRCIANVLLQDEPGEKCNGLINRSETSQHDFGLSAQGTFRNWLGAGNAVTVGGGYNGGRSSFSQSTELGYLNPDRSITGLNAYADGVTGGNVAGVPYDNAVDLDGHTDTASVYASDVLAIGTGWNVTLSGRFNRTSLSNLDRRNPGGGPGSLDGAQAYSRFNPAAGVTYSPSRRLNLYAGYSESSRAPTSIELGCADPEQPCRLPNALAGDPPLDQVVARTIEAGVRGGRGTLAWHGSVFHADNSDDILFVASEQTGFGYFKNFGNTRRQGIELGVNARKGRVSAGAGYTWLDATFQSAETVEGTGNSTNDAAAAGGRGLAGTIDILPGNRIPLVPRNMFKASGDLLLSTRLSVDVDLIATSGAVARGNENGAHQPDGLYYLGPGTTPAYAVVNLGARYDIGRRLQLVAQINNLFDTRYYTAAQLQATGFTSTGNFVARPFGSVGGEFPVQQATFYAPGAPIAYWVGTRVRF
- a CDS encoding GspE/PulE family protein codes for the protein MSISSEIRLGELLVRRGLVTNGDIARALELQRDQQSPNTLGQLLIAQKVLTQGQLDGVLDGAGKRQRLGDVLIQQGAITRHQLEQALASQKRSHGSLGQVLIRLGHLDETKLRQALAQQLDIPYIDLDRISLDRSLSRIVNANYARRHNLVPIAVAGQMLTVCMDDPTHRAVVEELARATERIISVVTASHEAVRRALIRLYDERQAEPAGTLEVIAEDAPAPPTSKYAGQPSHAQADVIVRQLIAAAIARRASDVHIETLSDRVQVRMRVDGVLSYLEPGELLEVCNRSAREILSRLKILAKLNIAERRRPQDGSFRVKVERKGKHEGVDLRVSVVPTHYGESLVIRILDAQNAPASLEQLHFPAPIQEKLQQLLRRPSGILLVTGPTGSGKSTTLYASLMTLCRPGIRILTAEDPIEYIFENVSQAEVNEQIGNTFATYLRAFLRHDPEVIMVGEIRDQETAEMAFRAAQTGHLLLSTLHTNTAAGAIARLMDMQIDPNTVASSLIGVVGQRLVRRICDRCRAEYDPSRQLLREFFPERPAGLRFHRGQGCTNCRQTGYRGRQTIVELWVPSDEDIILINKSAPIEEIRASARRNTLSMADSAWDLLRDGRTSLEELVRMLPYDAIADFRQRQPWRQDEPIALAV
- a CDS encoding DUF2934 domain-containing protein, producing the protein MHTNESEHTTDTIHTTTRMKTRGVSTKLPNAFPGDEQIRQRAYQFFLERHGAPGDPLADWLRAERELIEVVQGPAARKPVRSRTATRKRS